Part of the Bacillus sp. N1-1 genome, TTTTTTGCTTCCTCAATCAACATTTGCTTTTCCATTATAATTCCTCCTTATGACTGAAACAACTGAGCAATCGGTTCAAAAAAGAGAAGGACACCGATTATAACTGAAATAACTGCAAAAAGAAAGACTGCTGCAGCTGACACATCCTTTGCTACCTTTGCTATAGGATGTTCTTCTTCCGTAATTAAATCAATTGTCCTTTCAACGCCTGTATTTAGTGCTTCCAAACTTAGCATGATACCGATTACAGTTAGCAACACGCACATTTTAATTGTTGATAAACCCAACACTATCCCAGCTATTACGACCACAAAACCTGCTAGGAGATGGAAGAGAAAGTTTTGT contains:
- a CDS encoding diacylglycerol kinase family protein, whose amino-acid sequence is MASRDKRSRLVRFLRSFLYASQGFRYLIKNEQNFLFHLLAGFVVVIAGIVLGLSTIKMCVLLTVIGIMLSLEALNTGVERTIDLITEEEHPIAKVAKDVSAAAVFLFAVISVIIGVLLFFEPIAQLFQS